ATATTGGCCGAGGCCTGGTGCAGCAGTGCCTCGGCCGCGCGGATATCGGGCCGGCGCCGCGCCAGCGTGGCGGGCAGGCTCAGCGGCAGCGTGTCGGGCAGGTGCAGCGCGTCGAGATGGAATTCCGGCAGCGCGGCCGCGGCCGGGGTCTGGCCGGTGTAGACCGCGAGCTGGTGCCGGGTGGCATCGAGCTGACGCTGCAGCGCCGGCACCAGCGCCTGGGTTTGCGCCAGCTCCGCGCGCCGGCGCTGCACTTCGACGCGAGCCACGCCGCCCGCGCGCAGGCGGGCCTCGGTGATGCCAAGCTGGCGCTGCTGCGCCGCCGCCATCGCGGCGGTGTCGGCCAGCTGCGCGCGCAGGCCGGCTTCGCGGATGGCAGTGGTGGCGACGTTGGCGGCCAGCGCCAGGCGCGCGGCCTCGAGTTCGTAGCGCTGGTAGTCGACGACGGCCTGCAGGGCTTCCAGCTCGCGCCGCTGGCCGCCGAACAGGTCGAGCGCATAGGACACCTGCACCGTCGCGCCGTACAGCGTGAACGGGCCGGGGCTGGGGATGGCGGTGATGCCCATCGACTGGAAATCGACCTGCTGGCGCGCGGTGTCCAGCTTCGCGTCGATGGCCGGCCAGCGCGTCGCGCCGGTGCGGGCGGCCAGGTTCTCCTGCGCTTCCAGCAGCCGCGCGCGCGCCTGCGCCAGCGTCGGGCTGGCGGCGAGCGCGGCGCGGATGGTGGCGTCCAGCGCCGGGTTGCGGAACAGCGTCCACCACTGCGCCGGGACATCGGCGCCCGCGGCCAGCGTCTGCGCGTGGGCCTGCCCCGCAGCGTCGGCACCGTCCGCCGCAACGGTCGCCACCGGCTGCGGACCCGGCACGTAGCCGGCGTCGTCGGGCGGCGCGGGCACGCGGAAATCGGGGCCGACCGCGCACCCGCACAGCAGCGCGGCGGCGAACAGGGAGGTGAGACGTTGCATGGCCGGCTCCTTCAATCGAGCGTGCGCCGGTAGAAGCGCACCGCGATCGCCATCACCACCACGATAAACAGCGCCATCGGCCACACATTGGGCCACAGCTCGAACCAGCCGTTGCCCTTGAGCAGGATGCCGCGCACCATGCGGTGGAAGTAGGTCATCGGCAGGATGTTGCCGATCGCCTGCGCCCAGCCCGGCATGCCGGCAAACGGGAACATGAAGCCGGACAGCAGGATGTTGGGCAGGAAGTAGAAGAAGGTCAGCTGCATTGCCTGCAGTTGGTTCTGCGCCAGCGACGACAGCGTGATGCCCACGGTCAGGTTGGCGGCGATGAACAGCAGCGCCGCCAGGTACACCGCCAGCACCGAGCCGACAAAGGGCACGCTGAAGATCCAGCGCGCGGCCAGCAGCACGATGGTCGACTGGATCAGGCCGATGAAGATGTACGGCACGATCTTGCCGGTCATCACCTCGATCGGCCGCACCGGCGTGGCCAGCAGGTTCTCCATGGTGCCGCGCTCGCGCTCGCGCGTCATCGCCAGCCCGGTCATCATCACCATGGTCATCGACAGGATCACGCCCATCAGCCCGGGGATGATGTTGTACTGGGTGATGCCCTCGGGGTTGTAGAGCCGCTGCACCTGCACCTCGAACGGCGGCTTGCCTCCGGCCAGCGGCGCCAGCGCTCCCTTCAGGTCGTGCGCGGCGACGCGGTAGGGCAGCTGTGCCAGCGCGGCGATGGCCTGGCCGGTGGCGCCCGGGTCGGTGGCATCGGCCTCGACCAGCAGCGCCGGCCGCTCGCCGCGCAGCAGCCGGCGCGTGAAGTCGGGCGGGATGGTCAGCACGAACTGGACCTCGCCCTTCATCAGCGCCTCGCGCCCGGCGCGCTCGTCGGGCAGCGTGCCGACCACCCTGAAGTAGGTCGATTGCGCCATGCTGGCGACGAACGTGCGCGTGAACTCGCTCTGGTCGGCGGCGATCACCGCGGTCGGCAGCTGGCGCGGATCGGTGTTGATGGCAAAGCCGAACAGCAGCAGCTGCATGATCGGCAGGCCGACGATCATGCCGAAGGTGACACGGTCGCGGCGCAGCTGCAGGAATTCCTTCAGCACGATGCTCCACCAGCGCTGCAGCGAAAAGCGCGCCGAGGTTGACGAAGCGGCAGGCGTCATGACGCCTCCTTCTTCTTGCGCGCCATGTTGTCCTCGGCGCCGCTCATCATGTGGATGAACACGTCTTCCAGGCTGGTCTGGGCCTGTTCGATGCGCCGGCCCGGACCGGCCAGGCGCGCGAGGGTGTCGGCCAGCGCCTGCTCATCGCGCCCGGTCACGTGCAGCGCGGTGCCGAAGGCGACGGTCTGCTCCACGCCCGGCGCGCCCTGCAGCTGCGCCGACAGCGCCGCGAGGTCGTCGCCCTCCACGCTCCACGTCGACAACTGCTGGCTTGCCACCACTTCATCGGCGGTGCCCTGCGCCAGCAGCTTGCCGTAGGCGATATAGGCCAGCTTGTGGCAGCGCTCGGCCTCGTCCATGTAGTGCGTGCTGACCAGCACCGAGATGCCGCGCGCGGCCAGCTGGTGCAGCTGCTCCCAGAAATCGCGCCGAGCCTTGGGGTCGACGCCGGCGGTGGGCTCGTCGAGCAGCAGCAGCTCGGGCTCGTGCAGCAGGCAGGCCGCCAGCGCCAGGCGCTGCTTCCAGCCGCCCGACAGCGCACCGGCCAGCTGCGCCGAGCGCGTCGCCAGGCCCAGCTCTTCGAGCGCGCGCTCGACCGCCTCGCGCCGGTTGGGCATGCCGTACACGCGCGCGACGAAGTCCAGGTTCTCGCGGATCGACAGGTCGTCCCAGTACGAGAACTTCTGCGTCATATAGCCGACGCGGCGCTTGATCTGGTCGGATTCGGTCAGGATGTCGAAGCCCAGGCAGGTGCCCGTGCCGGAGTCGGGCGTCAGCAGCCCGCACATCATGCGGATCGAGGTGGTCTTGCCGCTGCCGTTGGGGCCGAGGAAGCCGAAGATCTCGCCACGCGCCACCTGCATGCTGAGGTCGTTGACGACATGCTTGTCGCCGAAGTGCTTGTTCAGGCCGCGCACGTCGATGGCGAGGCCGAGGTTGTTGCCGTTGGCGGTCGTGTTCATCGCCGCACCACTTCCACCGGCTGGCCCGGCCGCAGCTTGGGGGCATCGGCGGCAGACGGGCGCGCCTCGACCAGGAATACCAGCTTGCGCCGGGTCTCGTTGCTGTAGATCACCGGCGGCGTGTATTCGGCCTCGTTGGCGACATAGCTGATGGTGGCGGCCACCGGCGCGGCGCAGCCATCGCAGCGCACCTGCAGCGCCTGGCCATTGCGCAGCGCGCCGACCACGGTTTCCGGCACATAGAAGCGCACCTTGACGTTGCCCGGCGGCAGCATGCGTACCACCGGGCTGCCCGCGGGCACCCATTCGCCCAGGCGGTAGGGCACGTCGTAGACCAGCCCGGCCTGCGTCGCGGCCACGGTCTTGCGCGACAGCTTCCACTGCGCCTGCGCCAGCGCGGCGCGCGCGGCCGCCACCTGCGCGGCCTGGGCCGCCTGCTGCGCGTCGCGTCCCGGCAGCCGCGCCACGTCGATATCGCGCTGTAGTTCGCGCACGCGCGCGGCGTCGCTGCTGGCCTGCGCGCGCGCTTCGTCGAGCTGTGCCTGGGCGATGCCGCCGATCTCGTACTGGCGCTGGTCGCGCCGCAAGGCCGCGGCGCTGCGCTGGGCCTGGGCCTGCGCCTGCGCGAGCTGGGCCCGGCTGACCTCGACTTCGAGCGGGCGCTTGCCGGTCTTCAGGTCCTGCAGCGTGGCTTCGGCGGCGCGCAGCTGGTCCTCGGCCTGCTGGCGCGCGGCGCGCTCGTCGTCGGCTTCCAGCGCGAACAGCGCGGCGCCCTGGCCGACCTGCTGGCCGCGCTGCACCGAGAGCGCGTCGAGGCGCCCGGCGAAGGGCGAGGCCACGCTGACGAATTCGCCTTCGACGTAGCCTTGCCAGCTGTCGGTGCGGTCGTTGCCGCAAGCGGCGGCAAGCAGCGCGGCGCCGAGCAGGGCGGTACCGCGCAGCACTGTGCGCAGGCGCGGACGATGGATGGAAGCAGCGTGGTTCATGCGGACTCCGGAGAATGCCGGGCCGTGCGGCCCTTCCGTCTGGCGGCGGCTGCGGGCGTGTTCGGCTGCGCCGTTGCCGGTGCGGCCGACAGCCCATGCGTCAGCAGCGCCGTGACATGGCGCACCAGCGCGTCGGTATCGACCGCTTCCGCGCCGGGCAGCCGGCGCCAGATATGCGTGGTGGCCAGCGGCAGCAGCGTCAGCCCGATCAGCGACGGCACCACCAGCGCCGGTTGCAGGCCGGGATTAAGCTGGCCGCGCGCAATCGCCGCCGCCAGCGGCGCCATCAGCGCGCCGGCGCGTTCCAGCGCAAAGCGCTTGAGCACGCGCTCGCGCAGCGCGCCGTCGTCGCTGGCCACTTCGCGGATCCACAGGCCCGGAAACCACGGGGCATCGGCGACGGCGCGGATCAACCGGGTGGCGATGCCGACCAGCATCGCCAGCGGCTCGTCGCCGGGCTCGCTGCCGGCAAAGAAGCGGGCCACCAGCGGCTGCACTTTCTCTTCGATCACCGCATCGAGCAGCAGGTCGCGGTCGCTGAAGTAGTAGTGCACCAGCGCCGGGGTAACGCCGGCCAGCGCCGCGATTGCCTTGACCGGCGTGCCGGCCACGCCCTGCCGCGAAAACAGCTCGGTGGCCGCGTCGAGGATGCGCTCGCGCTGGCCGGGCTGGCCCGCCGCCGGGCGGCCCGGGCTGCGCCTGGGGGGCTTGGGAGAGGCGGGTTTGCGAGGCATGGCGGTTGGTCTGGTGGAATTGGGTGTTCAGTTCATATTAATTTTTGCGTTAATTAATTCAAGGACGGTTACAACTTCGGGCGCGGACGGATGGCCGGCGTTGTCAGGGGTGCTGTATCTGGGGATTTTTTAACAGGGCCAGCAAGCAATGTTGCCGCCCCAAACACCGCATGCCGGTCCCTTCTCCCGCTTGCGGGAGAGGGTTAGGGTGAGGGCCGGCGCGTCGCAGCTCAGGCCGCTTATCGCGAGGCAAGCGCCTGCCCTCTCCCCCGGCCCCTCTCCCGCGAGCGGGAGAGGGGAGCAAACCGGCGCGGTAGAGAGCTACCGCCGCGAACTACCAAGCAGAACTACGGTCGAGACCTACCGGAAAACGCCGGCCTACTGCCGCGCATTCCTCTTGTTATCCGGCCACGCTGTATTGAAGTTGGTGCGGAACGGATTGATATCCAGCCCGCCACGGCGCGTGTAGCGCGCATACACCGCCAGCTTGACCGGCTTGCACTGGCGCATCACGTCCATGAAGATGCGCTCGACGCATTGCTCGTGGAACTCGTTGTGGTTGCGGAACGAGATCAGGTACTTGAGCAGCCCTTCCTGGTTGATCGGCGCGCCGACGTAGCGGATCTGCACGCTGCCCCAGTCCGGCTGGCCGGTCACCAGGCAGTTGGACTTGAGCAGGTGCGACACCAGCGTTTCTTCCACCGGTGTTTCTTGCTGGTCGGCGCTGAGCAGTTCCGGCGCGGGCTCGTAGCGGTCCACCTCGATGTCGAGGCGGTCGAGCAGCAGGCCGTCGAGCTCGCCCATCTTCTGCGTGCCGAGGTCCGCTTCGGTCACCAGCCGCACCTGCACGGTGCCGCCGGTGGCTTCGGACAGGTCGTGGTGCAGCAGCTGTTGCAGCGCTTCGGGCGAAGCGATCCGGGTCTGGTTGAACGAGTTCAGGTAGAGCTTGAACGACTTGGACTCGATGATGTTGGGCGTGTCCGACGGGATGATGAAGGTGGCCAGCGCCACCTGCGGCTTGCCCTTCAGGTTCAGCCACGACAGCTCGTACGCGTTCCAGATGTCGACGCCGAAGAACGGCACCGGCCTGCCCTCGGGCAAGCCGATCTCGGTGCGCTTGGGCTGGCGCGGGATCGGGAACAGCAGGGTGGCGTCGTACTCGGCCTTGTAGGCCGAGGGCTTGCCCAGCGGCGAGTGTTCGGGGAGGCTCATGGGGCGCTCGGCGGAAATCGGAAGCAATCAGGCCAGGAACAGCTTGTACACCGGGTTGTCGGTCTCGTCCCAGTGTACGTAACCCAGCGTCGAAAGGAAGGCGCGGAAGGCGCGCTTCTCGTTCTTAGGCACCTGGATGCCGACCAGGATGTTGGAGGTGTCGGCGCCCTGGTTGCGGTAGTGGAACAGGCTGATGTTCCAGTTCGGGCTCATGCTCGACAGGAACTTCATCAGCGCGCCCGGGCGCTCGGGGAACTCGAAGCGGTACAGCAGCTCGTCATGCGCCAGCGCCGAGCGCCCGCCCACCATGTAGCGGATATGCTGCTTGGCCAGTTCGTCGTTGGACAGGTCGAGCGTGTCGAAGCCGTGCTTGCGGAAGCTGGCGGCGATCTTGTCGTTCTCGGCGCGGCTGGCGATCTGCACGCCGACGAAGATATGCGCCATGCTGGTGTCGGCGATGCGGTAATTGAACTCGGTCACGTTGCGCGTGCCCACCAGCTCGCAGAAGCGCTTGAAGCTGCCGCGCTCTTCCGGGATGGTCACGGCGAACACGCCTTCGCGCGCCTCGCCCACCTCGGCGCGTTCGGCGACGAAGCGCAGGCGGTCGAAGTTCATGTTGGCGCCGCAGGCGATCGCCACCAGGTGCTCGCCCTTGAGCTTCTCGCGCTCGGCGTACGCCTTCAGGCCCGCCACCGCCAGCGCGCCGGCCGGCTCGAGGATGCTGCGGGTGTCCTGGAACACGTCCTTCACGCCCGCGCAGATTGCGTCGGTATCGCACAGGATGATGTCGTCGACCAGTTCGCGCGTGATGCGGAAGGTCTCCTTGCCGACCAGCCGGACTGCGGTGCCGTCCGAGAACAGGCCCACTTCCTTCAGCTCGATGCGCTTGCCGGCATCGACCGAGCGCTTCATCGCGTCCGAATCGACGGTCTGCACGCCGATGACCTTGATCTCGGGGCGCACCGCCTTGATGTACGCGGCGACGCCGGAGATCAGCCCGCCGCCGCCGATGGCGACGAACACGGCATGGATCGGGCCCGGGTGCTGGCGCAGGATTTCCATGGCGATGGTGCCCTGGCCGGCGATCACCTCGGGGTCGTCGAACGGGTGGATGAAGGTCAGCTTGTGCTTCTTCTCCAGCACCGCGGCATGGTTGTAGGCGTCGCTGTAGGACTCGCCGTGCAGCACGATCTCGACCCACTGGCCGCCGCGCTCGCGCACGGCGTCGATCTTCACCTGCGGCGTGGTCACCGGCATGGCAATGATGGCCTTGCATTGCAGCCGGGCCGCGGCCAGCGCCACCCCCTGCGCGTGGTTGCCGGCCGACGCGGCGATCACGCCGCGCTTGAGTTCTTCCGGCGACAGCGAGGCCATCTTGTTGTACGCGCCGCGCAGCTTGAAGGAGAAGACCGGCTGGGTATCCTCGCGCTTGAACCAGACCGAGTTGCCGGTGCGGGCCGACAGCTGGTGCGCGTAGGTCAGTTCGGTTTCCTGCGCCACGTCATAGACCTTGGCGGTCAGGATCTTCTTCAAGTAATCGGGTCTGGCGGCGGACTGGCGGGTCATGGTCTCGGGGCTGGCCGGCGCGCGCGCAGAGAGGCGCGCAAAAAAGCCGGGAAATTCTGGCGGAAACCGTCAATGATAAAGGATGCCGGCCTGGCGCACCCGGGCGGGGCGACGCAGCCGCCGCCTGGCGGCAGTGGCGCGGCGCGCATGCCTTGCCGTTGGAGTGGATCGGCATTCACTCGGGCATGGCACGGCGTACCGCCGGCCCGGCGCCGGGCTTGCATGGGCGCCGGGTTGCGCTTGCGCCATGTAGGACGGCGCCCGGTGGACGCCGGTCAAAACGACGTGTTACGGTTTCACGCGATGCCACAGCTACCGCTAATCGAACCCAATACCGCCCTGTTTCTCGACTTCGACGGCACGCTGGCCGACCTGGCCCCGCGGCCCGAACTGGTGCAGGTCGAACCAGAACTGGTCGGCACGCTGCGCACGCTGTACCAGCGGCTGGACGGCGCGCTGGCCGTCATCTCCGGGCGGCCGATCATCGAACTCGACCACTTCCTGCAGCCGCTGCAATTGCCCGCGGCCGGCATCCACGGCGCCGAATTCCGCACCGACGGCGGCATGGTGTCCAAGACCCACGCCCCCGGGCTCGAACCGCTGATTCCCCACCTGGAAGCGCTGGTGCGCGCCTATCCGGCGCTGCGACTGGAGCGCAAGTCGGTCGCGGTCGCCATCCACTACCGGCAGGCGCCCGAGCTCGCCGGCATCGTCGATGCCGCGGTCACTGACGTATTGCGCCATGCCGTCGGCCTGGAAGCGCTGCCCGGCAAGATGGTGGTCGAGATCAAGCCGGCCGGCGTCGACAAGGGCGATGCCATCGTGGCCTTCATGAAGGCCGCGCCGTTTGCCGAGCGCGTGCCGCTCTTTGCCGGCGACGATATGACCGACGAACCCGGCTTCGCCGCGGTGCGCAAGCTGGGCGGGCTGGGCGTGCTGGTGGGCCAGCGCGAGACCGTCGCCGCGGTGAGCGTGCCCGGCCCGGCGGCGCTGCGCAGCTGGCTGCACCGCTCGGCGCATGCGCTGGAGTCATCCGCAAGCGCCGGCGCACCGCGCGCCGTGTCCCACGAAGCCGGGCCAGGCCGGGGCCGGCGCCCCACGACATCGTAACGGAGAACCTGCCGTGACCAACCCGAGCAGCCCGGCCGAGCTGGGCAAGCCGCCTAGCGAAGGCGTGAATCGAACCGTCGACGGCGGCACGCGCTTCGCCAACCCGTCGCTGTCGCTAGGCATGATCGGCAACTGCGCCATCTCGGCGCTGGTCGATTGCCGCGGACGCATCGTCTGGTCCTGCCTGCCGCGCTTCGACGGCGACCCGGTGTTCAATGCGCTGCTGGACCCGAGCGAGAACGCCGGCCATTTCTCGATCGAGATCGAGGATTTCCATTCGTCGCGGCAGTGGTACGAGCCCAATACCGCGGTGCTGCGCACGCGGCTGACGGACATTCACGGCAACTGCCTCGAGATCACCGACTTCGCCCCGCGCTTTTTCCGGCTCGGGCGCTATTTCCGCCCGACCACGCTGATCCGCCGCATGCGCCCGGTGCGCGGCGCGCCGCGCGTGCGCGTGGTGGTGGCGCCGCGCTTCGAATGGGGCCGCAAGGCGCCGCAAATTACGCGCGGCAGCAGCCACGTGCGCTACATCGGCGACGACATGACCCTGCGCATGACCACCGACGCGCCGCTTGCCTACGTGCTGTCGCACACGCCGTTCCTCGTCACGCGCGGGCATAACTTCATCCTGGGCCCGGACGAGACCCTGGCGCACGGCGTGGAAGAGACCGCGCGCGACTTCGAGCAGGAGACCACCGCGTACTGGCGGCTGTGGAGCCGCCGGCTGGCGGTGCCGCGCGAATGGCAGGACGCGGTGATCCGCGCCGCCATCACGCTGAAGATGTCGCTGTACGAAGAAACCGGCGCCATCGTCGCGGCCATGACCACCAGCATTCCGGAAGCGCCGGGCAGCGGCCGCAACTGGGACTACCGCTTCTGCTGGCTGCGCGATGCCTTCTTCGTGGTGCGCGCGCTCAACAGCCTGTCCGAGGTCGGCACCATGGAGGACTACCTGCGCTGGCTCTCCAACGTGGTGATGCAGTCGCAGGACGGGCATATCCAGCCGCTGTACGGCATCGGCCTGGAGCGCGAGCTGCCCGAAAGCATGCTCGACCACCTGCCCGGCTACCGCGGCATGGGTCCGGTGCGCGTCGGCAACCAGGCGCAGGAG
This Cupriavidus nantongensis DNA region includes the following protein-coding sequences:
- a CDS encoding efflux transporter outer membrane subunit, whose amino-acid sequence is MQRLTSLFAAALLCGCAVGPDFRVPAPPDDAGYVPGPQPVATVAADGADAAGQAHAQTLAAGADVPAQWWTLFRNPALDATIRAALAASPTLAQARARLLEAQENLAARTGATRWPAIDAKLDTARQQVDFQSMGITAIPSPGPFTLYGATVQVSYALDLFGGQRRELEALQAVVDYQRYELEAARLALAANVATTAIREAGLRAQLADTAAMAAAQQRQLGITEARLRAGGVARVEVQRRRAELAQTQALVPALQRQLDATRHQLAVYTGQTPAAAALPEFHLDALHLPDTLPLSLPATLARRRPDIRAAEALLHQASANIGVATANLYPQVTLSASGGTQATAARDLFSSLNVWSLAAGLVQPVFRGGELQARKRAAEAAYEQSLAAYRQAVLQGLQNVADALRALEADAAALRERADSARQARDTLAVVSEQYRLGGVSQLALLDAERQSRQAALELAQARADRLADSAALLQALGGGWWQEDAAMAAAPR
- a CDS encoding ABC transporter permease; this translates as MTPAASSTSARFSLQRWWSIVLKEFLQLRRDRVTFGMIVGLPIMQLLLFGFAINTDPRQLPTAVIAADQSEFTRTFVASMAQSTYFRVVGTLPDERAGREALMKGEVQFVLTIPPDFTRRLLRGERPALLVEADATDPGATGQAIAALAQLPYRVAAHDLKGALAPLAGGKPPFEVQVQRLYNPEGITQYNIIPGLMGVILSMTMVMMTGLAMTRERERGTMENLLATPVRPIEVMTGKIVPYIFIGLIQSTIVLLAARWIFSVPFVGSVLAVYLAALLFIAANLTVGITLSSLAQNQLQAMQLTFFYFLPNILLSGFMFPFAGMPGWAQAIGNILPMTYFHRMVRGILLKGNGWFELWPNVWPMALFIVVVMAIAVRFYRRTLD
- a CDS encoding ABC transporter ATP-binding protein, translated to MNTTANGNNLGLAIDVRGLNKHFGDKHVVNDLSMQVARGEIFGFLGPNGSGKTTSIRMMCGLLTPDSGTGTCLGFDILTESDQIKRRVGYMTQKFSYWDDLSIRENLDFVARVYGMPNRREAVERALEELGLATRSAQLAGALSGGWKQRLALAACLLHEPELLLLDEPTAGVDPKARRDFWEQLHQLAARGISVLVSTHYMDEAERCHKLAYIAYGKLLAQGTADEVVASQQLSTWSVEGDDLAALSAQLQGAPGVEQTVAFGTALHVTGRDEQALADTLARLAGPGRRIEQAQTSLEDVFIHMMSGAEDNMARKKKEAS
- a CDS encoding HlyD family secretion protein; amino-acid sequence: MNHAASIHRPRLRTVLRGTALLGAALLAAACGNDRTDSWQGYVEGEFVSVASPFAGRLDALSVQRGQQVGQGAALFALEADDERAARQQAEDQLRAAEATLQDLKTGKRPLEVEVSRAQLAQAQAQAQRSAAALRRDQRQYEIGGIAQAQLDEARAQASSDAARVRELQRDIDVARLPGRDAQQAAQAAQVAAARAALAQAQWKLSRKTVAATQAGLVYDVPYRLGEWVPAGSPVVRMLPPGNVKVRFYVPETVVGALRNGQALQVRCDGCAAPVAATISYVANEAEYTPPVIYSNETRRKLVFLVEARPSAADAPKLRPGQPVEVVRR
- a CDS encoding TetR/AcrR family transcriptional regulator → MPRKPASPKPPRRSPGRPAAGQPGQRERILDAATELFSRQGVAGTPVKAIAALAGVTPALVHYYFSDRDLLLDAVIEEKVQPLVARFFAGSEPGDEPLAMLVGIATRLIRAVADAPWFPGLWIREVASDDGALRERVLKRFALERAGALMAPLAAAIARGQLNPGLQPALVVPSLIGLTLLPLATTHIWRRLPGAEAVDTDALVRHVTALLTHGLSAAPATAQPNTPAAAARRKGRTARHSPESA
- the queF gene encoding NADPH-dependent 7-cyano-7-deazaguanine reductase QueF (Catalyzes the NADPH-dependent reduction of 7-cyano-7-deazaguanine (preQ0) to 7-aminomethyl-7-deazaguanine (preQ1) in queuosine biosynthesis) — encoded protein: MSLPEHSPLGKPSAYKAEYDATLLFPIPRQPKRTEIGLPEGRPVPFFGVDIWNAYELSWLNLKGKPQVALATFIIPSDTPNIIESKSFKLYLNSFNQTRIASPEALQQLLHHDLSEATGGTVQVRLVTEADLGTQKMGELDGLLLDRLDIEVDRYEPAPELLSADQQETPVEETLVSHLLKSNCLVTGQPDWGSVQIRYVGAPINQEGLLKYLISFRNHNEFHEQCVERIFMDVMRQCKPVKLAVYARYTRRGGLDINPFRTNFNTAWPDNKRNARQ
- the ilvA gene encoding threonine ammonia-lyase, biosynthetic — translated: MTRQSAARPDYLKKILTAKVYDVAQETELTYAHQLSARTGNSVWFKREDTQPVFSFKLRGAYNKMASLSPEELKRGVIAASAGNHAQGVALAAARLQCKAIIAMPVTTPQVKIDAVRERGGQWVEIVLHGESYSDAYNHAAVLEKKHKLTFIHPFDDPEVIAGQGTIAMEILRQHPGPIHAVFVAIGGGGLISGVAAYIKAVRPEIKVIGVQTVDSDAMKRSVDAGKRIELKEVGLFSDGTAVRLVGKETFRITRELVDDIILCDTDAICAGVKDVFQDTRSILEPAGALAVAGLKAYAEREKLKGEHLVAIACGANMNFDRLRFVAERAEVGEAREGVFAVTIPEERGSFKRFCELVGTRNVTEFNYRIADTSMAHIFVGVQIASRAENDKIAASFRKHGFDTLDLSNDELAKQHIRYMVGGRSALAHDELLYRFEFPERPGALMKFLSSMSPNWNISLFHYRNQGADTSNILVGIQVPKNEKRAFRAFLSTLGYVHWDETDNPVYKLFLA
- the otsB gene encoding trehalose-phosphatase, with protein sequence MPQLPLIEPNTALFLDFDGTLADLAPRPELVQVEPELVGTLRTLYQRLDGALAVISGRPIIELDHFLQPLQLPAAGIHGAEFRTDGGMVSKTHAPGLEPLIPHLEALVRAYPALRLERKSVAVAIHYRQAPELAGIVDAAVTDVLRHAVGLEALPGKMVVEIKPAGVDKGDAIVAFMKAAPFAERVPLFAGDDMTDEPGFAAVRKLGGLGVLVGQRETVAAVSVPGPAALRSWLHRSAHALESSASAGAPRAVSHEAGPGRGRRPTTS
- a CDS encoding glycoside hydrolase family 15 protein: MTNPSSPAELGKPPSEGVNRTVDGGTRFANPSLSLGMIGNCAISALVDCRGRIVWSCLPRFDGDPVFNALLDPSENAGHFSIEIEDFHSSRQWYEPNTAVLRTRLTDIHGNCLEITDFAPRFFRLGRYFRPTTLIRRMRPVRGAPRVRVVVAPRFEWGRKAPQITRGSSHVRYIGDDMTLRMTTDAPLAYVLSHTPFLVTRGHNFILGPDETLAHGVEETARDFEQETTAYWRLWSRRLAVPREWQDAVIRAAITLKMSLYEETGAIVAAMTTSIPEAPGSGRNWDYRFCWLRDAFFVVRALNSLSEVGTMEDYLRWLSNVVMQSQDGHIQPLYGIGLERELPESMLDHLPGYRGMGPVRVGNQAQEHFQHDVYGNVVLGAAQAFHDHRLLHRGGPAEFGRLEAVGEQAVRVFGTPDAGMWELRTRARVHTSSALMSWAACDRLAKVAEKLVLPERAAYWHGHAGRMKERILAESWSESRQAFAESFGGRELDASVLLMAEVNFIDPRDPRFIATVKALETSLCDGPYMRRYEAPDDFGKPETAFNICTFWRIDALARIGRRDEAREIFEAMLAARNPLGLLSEDTHPVTGEMWGNFPQTYSMVGLINGAMRLSAPWDTVI